The following coding sequences lie in one Tichowtungia aerotolerans genomic window:
- a CDS encoding nuclease-related domain-containing protein gives MSNGIEESAPRFAAVYGTPGQGPRTLGPLRVFWPLAPFCLTTGWLLRAALPAPQLSTTQAGFLLIILAVLLTVFTAWSARRLQSFIKGAEGEEQVARLLSFLPASYSIFNDFQLDGSGPAFDHIIVGPTGVFVVETKNWNGEISFQNGQVLCNGKTPSRPPIKQVKEAAAALLDHLSEVQCPEVPVQPVLCFVNNQLAEGVANIGGVQICTDSTLYQLFENTLATPPEGGSLALIAEELKHCIEEK, from the coding sequence ATGAGCAATGGAATTGAAGAGTCTGCCCCCCGGTTCGCTGCAGTGTACGGAACACCGGGTCAGGGCCCGCGAACACTGGGACCGCTGCGCGTTTTCTGGCCTCTGGCTCCGTTCTGTCTGACGACAGGATGGCTGCTGCGTGCAGCATTGCCTGCCCCTCAGCTCTCCACCACCCAGGCGGGCTTTCTGTTGATCATCCTCGCGGTGCTCTTGACGGTTTTCACCGCATGGAGTGCCCGGCGCCTGCAGAGCTTTATTAAAGGTGCTGAGGGAGAAGAACAGGTCGCCCGGCTCCTTTCTTTCCTCCCCGCCTCCTATTCGATCTTCAACGATTTCCAGCTGGACGGATCAGGACCGGCATTTGACCACATCATCGTCGGACCAACCGGAGTGTTTGTGGTTGAAACAAAAAACTGGAATGGAGAAATCTCATTCCAGAACGGACAGGTGCTCTGCAATGGGAAAACGCCCAGCCGGCCGCCCATTAAACAGGTAAAGGAAGCCGCGGCCGCCCTGCTCGATCATTTGAGCGAAGTACAATGCCCTGAGGTTCCGGTCCAGCCTGTACTCTGCTTCGTCAACAATCAGCTGGCCGAAGGAGTTGCCAATATCGGTGGAGTCCAAATCTGCACAGACAGTACTCTCTACCAGCTCTTTGAAAACACACTGGCAACTCCGCCGGAAGGCGGATCACTCGCCCTGATTGCCGAAGAACTCAAACACTGTATTGAAGAAAAATAA
- a CDS encoding diacylglycerol/lipid kinase family protein, producing the protein MKPDRKKVRLLINPNSGMGTALDRIRQSLLDHWDLPGTDLTIQFSKSKEDGQDKVKRAVDEGVHTLLVAGGDGMINSIGSVLIGSDVALGVIPTGSGNGLARHFDIPLDPSAAVAALARAEAKAIDVGFANDLPFFITCSLAWDAALVNTFEKSPVRGILPYVFAAVYEFFEYHPQPFTLQLDEETEIQIEDPQLCTIANLSQYGGGAQIAPGAKADDGQLQLVVIRRRNFAKVLPMVGKIFDGTIDRLREIETHSFHKLTVHRQKEGPMQLDGELLSAPAEVHIRVQPRALNVLVP; encoded by the coding sequence ATGAAACCCGATCGAAAAAAAGTCCGCCTGCTGATCAATCCAAACTCCGGCATGGGAACCGCTTTGGACCGGATTCGCCAGTCGCTTCTTGACCACTGGGACCTGCCGGGAACCGATTTAACCATACAGTTCAGCAAATCCAAGGAGGACGGACAGGACAAGGTCAAACGCGCAGTGGACGAAGGAGTTCATACACTCCTGGTAGCCGGCGGAGACGGCATGATCAACTCCATCGGAAGCGTATTAATCGGAAGCGATGTCGCTCTCGGAGTCATCCCTACCGGCAGCGGGAATGGACTGGCCCGTCATTTTGACATCCCGCTCGATCCTTCTGCCGCTGTGGCCGCCCTCGCCAGAGCAGAAGCAAAAGCCATTGACGTCGGCTTTGCCAACGATCTTCCTTTCTTCATCACCTGCTCTCTGGCATGGGACGCCGCACTGGTCAACACGTTTGAAAAATCACCGGTCCGCGGCATTCTGCCGTACGTTTTTGCCGCCGTGTACGAATTTTTTGAATATCATCCGCAGCCGTTCACTCTGCAACTGGATGAAGAAACAGAAATTCAGATCGAAGATCCGCAGCTGTGCACCATTGCCAACCTGTCGCAATACGGCGGCGGCGCGCAGATTGCCCCGGGCGCCAAAGCCGATGACGGCCAGCTCCAGCTGGTGGTGATTCGCCGCAGAAACTTTGCCAAAGTCCTTCCAATGGTTGGGAAAATATTCGACGGAACCATTGACCGCCTGCGTGAAATCGAAACGCATTCGTTCCACAAATTAACCGTGCACCGGCAAAAGGAAGGGCCGATGCAGCTCGATGGAGAACTGCTGTCGGCCCCGGCGGAGGTGCACATTCGCGTGCAGCCCCGTGCACTCAACGTGCTGGTTCCCTAG
- a CDS encoding four helix bundle protein, translating to MRLRVWQDARDLYLLTWKAFRAFPFEQKRIASQQVASIDSIHRNISEGYCRRSIKEYLQYLNIAQGSVGESVSTLHVYCAADHISEEKFEETDALAYKLENDLKKLIGSLQEKQASNEWDDSFLIKESNESYTIRSDNPDIP from the coding sequence ATGCGGTTAAGGGTTTGGCAGGATGCCCGCGACCTGTACTTACTTACATGGAAGGCCTTTAGAGCGTTTCCATTTGAGCAGAAACGTATCGCATCCCAGCAAGTGGCTTCTATTGATTCCATCCATCGTAATATTTCCGAAGGATATTGTCGGCGCAGTATTAAAGAGTATCTACAGTACCTCAATATTGCCCAAGGCTCTGTGGGCGAGAGTGTTTCCACGCTTCATGTTTATTGTGCAGCAGACCACATTTCGGAAGAAAAATTTGAAGAAACGGATGCGTTGGCATATAAACTCGAGAATGACCTGAAAAAACTGATTGGATCTCTGCAGGAAAAACAGGCGTCCAATGAGTGGGACGATTCCTTTTTGATCAAAGAATCAAACGAAAGCTATACAATCCGATCTGACAATCCCGATATTCCATAA
- a CDS encoding mechanosensitive ion channel family protein gives MEEETVQTAVTNAVSGMNIEGMFSNPPEWVQTAQELLTKFGLKTVAAILIFVIGRWVAKLLKNLLQKMMERAKVDAAIVGFTVSLVHAAMMIFVVLAALGQVGVETTSFIAVLGAAGLAVGLALQGSLSNFASGVLILIFRPFKAGDYIEGADTAGVVKTIHIFTTTLTTLDNKRVIVPNSKLMSDNIINYSAEGKRRLDLVACISYGDSIDTAKAAMMDELTKDERVLKDPAPFVGVLAMNDSSIDLAVRPWVTVADYWDVFFTLNERIKKRLEEEGCTIPFPQRDVHIYKED, from the coding sequence ATGGAAGAAGAAACTGTACAAACAGCCGTTACGAATGCCGTTTCGGGAATGAACATCGAGGGGATGTTTTCCAATCCGCCGGAGTGGGTGCAGACTGCGCAGGAATTGCTGACAAAGTTCGGCCTGAAGACGGTCGCTGCGATTCTGATTTTTGTGATCGGTCGCTGGGTGGCCAAGCTCCTGAAAAATCTGCTTCAGAAAATGATGGAGCGCGCCAAAGTGGACGCTGCGATCGTCGGTTTTACGGTCAGTCTGGTTCATGCCGCGATGATGATTTTTGTGGTTCTTGCCGCACTCGGTCAGGTCGGAGTGGAAACCACTTCATTCATCGCCGTACTCGGTGCCGCCGGCTTGGCTGTTGGGTTGGCTCTTCAGGGATCGCTGTCCAATTTCGCGTCCGGAGTTCTGATCCTCATTTTTCGTCCGTTTAAAGCCGGCGATTATATTGAAGGCGCGGATACCGCCGGTGTGGTGAAGACGATTCATATTTTCACAACCACGTTGACGACGCTGGACAATAAACGCGTGATTGTGCCGAACTCAAAGCTGATGAGTGACAACATCATTAACTATTCCGCTGAGGGGAAACGGCGCCTCGATCTGGTGGCCTGCATCAGTTACGGCGACAGCATTGATACGGCCAAAGCGGCGATGATGGATGAGCTCACCAAAGACGAACGGGTTCTGAAAGATCCGGCGCCGTTTGTCGGGGTGCTGGCGATGAACGACAGCAGTATCGATTTGGCTGTTCGCCCGTGGGTGACGGTTGCCGATTATTGGGATGTTTTCTTTACGCTCAATGAGCGGATCAAGAAACGGCTGGAAGAGGAGGGCTGCACCATTCCGTTCCCGCAGAGAGATGTGCACATCTATAAGGAAGACTAG
- a CDS encoding DUF2723 domain-containing protein, which yields MNKKPFFRLSDWIAFGVTFVISLTVYTLTLQPTVGLEDSGELIVASDYLGVPHPPGYPIWSLLTWAFQWVFHKVTYHGYPNPAWAVNFFSAFTGAAACAVLALLVSRSGMDFLRNLKKETEVLGEKTESLFCCVAGIAAGLLLAFSQGLWSQSVIAEVYAPNILFQTAVLLFLYRWMCEPDNPRPLFLMAFVFGLGLTNHQTLLFMGAAIGVGVLVRNLKLARDFIIVGLFYVLMLIINKFGPEAWAWNRGWDHASFWVWSVYAVMIPVLGLFLPNGKTVCATYLLMLLGLSFYLYMPFSSDQNPPINWGYPRTWEGLMHAITRGQYEKVTLANVFSTTFLLQVGAYLRDLRAQFLGPIAALAILPFFAVRWLGKKNNFWLLTTAAAFVGVGILFIILQNPKIDLQTLFIARVQYIQSHAVYAIWIGYGLLLLMGGLDTLLSVIARKLFSEDGSRSNVDSVLRIITLLGVAMVFLLPFSLVAKNYFSRQQEKVVGGSEQNGHDFGWQFGNWQLRGVEGIKEDLWYYCGRDQEKFDEEWEKYPNPDYPPPMGTNAIFFGGTDPGRFVPTYMIYCPQVRSDVYLITQNALADNTYMAVMRDLYGDQIWIPSQQDSNHAFQEYVQGVQSGRINAGADVKTADGRVQVQGVAGVMQINGILCRQIFDHNQYITEEKTDESTRQSGAAVVPADPVGPDGKLRQRDFYVEESYVIPWMYPYLTPHGLIMKINNKPTPITREMIKNDQEFWGWYVDRLVNDRKFQRDIVARKSFSKLRSAIAGLYSARGHIQEAELAFRQAVALYPLSPEAVFRLADLYMRLKRFDEAREVIETFAAQDKHHDRTGAFLDQIDQVKTMSARKDELEQTIKDAKGASLDISQAFELISLYSALQEQAELRSMVNRVLSAQLPPQIKLQLAQQLAQMRRFDIAEVALVKYLAAKPDDTRIWIELAVVRMTLGHIPQALSALETAVEKGGDSARNQISKDARFRPLYSNPQFRSLVPAQAPKKTMQFNNLF from the coding sequence TTGAATAAAAAACCGTTCTTCCGCCTTTCGGACTGGATCGCCTTCGGGGTGACCTTCGTTATTTCGCTGACAGTCTACACCTTAACGCTTCAACCTACAGTGGGGCTGGAGGATTCCGGTGAGCTGATTGTCGCCTCTGATTATCTTGGAGTGCCTCATCCTCCCGGTTATCCGATCTGGAGTCTGCTCACGTGGGCTTTTCAATGGGTTTTCCATAAAGTGACCTATCACGGCTATCCGAACCCGGCCTGGGCCGTTAACTTTTTCTCGGCATTCACCGGCGCAGCCGCCTGTGCGGTTCTGGCGTTGCTGGTCAGCCGCTCCGGAATGGATTTTCTGCGCAACCTCAAAAAAGAAACTGAGGTGCTTGGCGAAAAAACAGAAAGTCTGTTTTGCTGTGTGGCCGGGATTGCCGCCGGCCTGCTGCTGGCGTTCAGCCAGGGGCTTTGGTCTCAGTCCGTGATTGCAGAGGTTTATGCTCCAAACATCCTGTTCCAGACGGCAGTGCTTTTGTTCCTGTATCGCTGGATGTGCGAGCCGGACAATCCCAGGCCGCTGTTCCTGATGGCATTTGTTTTCGGTCTTGGACTGACCAACCATCAGACATTGCTGTTTATGGGGGCGGCAATTGGAGTCGGCGTTCTTGTTCGCAATCTGAAACTGGCCCGTGATTTCATTATTGTAGGCCTCTTCTATGTGCTGATGTTGATCATTAACAAATTCGGCCCCGAGGCCTGGGCGTGGAACCGCGGATGGGACCATGCGTCCTTTTGGGTGTGGAGTGTTTACGCGGTTATGATTCCGGTTCTCGGCCTGTTCCTTCCGAACGGGAAGACCGTTTGCGCCACCTATCTGCTGATGCTGCTGGGGCTTTCGTTCTATCTCTATATGCCGTTTTCTTCCGACCAGAACCCGCCGATCAACTGGGGCTATCCGCGTACATGGGAAGGGCTGATGCACGCCATCACCCGCGGGCAGTACGAGAAGGTTACGCTGGCCAATGTGTTCTCCACGACATTCCTGCTGCAGGTCGGTGCTTATCTGCGCGACCTGCGGGCCCAGTTCCTGGGCCCCATCGCGGCCTTGGCGATCCTGCCTTTCTTTGCGGTTCGCTGGCTGGGCAAAAAGAATAACTTCTGGCTGCTGACCACGGCGGCGGCTTTCGTTGGCGTGGGAATTCTTTTTATCATTCTTCAGAATCCGAAAATTGACCTGCAGACGCTGTTCATCGCCCGGGTGCAGTACATCCAGTCGCATGCGGTGTATGCCATCTGGATCGGATATGGTTTGCTGTTGTTGATGGGAGGCCTCGACACGTTGTTGTCAGTAATTGCACGTAAATTATTTTCTGAAGATGGGAGTCGGTCAAACGTCGACAGTGTTCTGCGCATAATCACATTGCTTGGCGTGGCGATGGTGTTCCTGCTCCCGTTTTCCCTGGTTGCAAAAAACTATTTCAGCCGGCAGCAGGAAAAGGTGGTTGGCGGCTCCGAGCAGAACGGCCATGACTTCGGCTGGCAGTTCGGTAACTGGCAGTTGCGCGGCGTTGAAGGCATTAAAGAAGATCTCTGGTATTACTGCGGCAGGGATCAAGAGAAATTCGATGAAGAATGGGAGAAATATCCGAATCCTGATTATCCGCCGCCCATGGGAACCAATGCGATTTTCTTTGGGGGGACCGATCCGGGACGGTTTGTGCCGACCTACATGATTTATTGTCCGCAGGTGCGTTCGGATGTATACCTGATCACGCAGAATGCTTTGGCGGATAACACCTATATGGCTGTGATGCGCGACCTGTACGGTGACCAGATCTGGATCCCGTCGCAGCAGGACAGCAATCATGCGTTCCAGGAATACGTGCAGGGCGTTCAGAGCGGGCGCATTAATGCCGGTGCCGATGTGAAGACAGCGGATGGGCGTGTACAGGTGCAGGGCGTTGCCGGGGTTATGCAGATCAACGGAATTCTCTGCCGACAGATTTTTGATCATAACCAGTATATAACAGAGGAGAAAACCGACGAGTCCACTCGACAGTCCGGTGCGGCGGTGGTTCCGGCAGATCCGGTTGGTCCGGACGGGAAACTGCGGCAGCGCGATTTTTATGTCGAGGAAAGCTATGTCATTCCGTGGATGTATCCTTACCTGACACCGCACGGATTGATCATGAAGATCAACAATAAGCCGACACCGATTACCCGGGAAATGATCAAAAACGATCAAGAGTTCTGGGGATGGTATGTGGATCGACTGGTGAACGATCGCAAATTCCAGCGCGATATCGTTGCTCGCAAAAGTTTTTCCAAACTGCGCAGCGCAATTGCCGGTCTCTATAGCGCCCGTGGTCATATACAAGAGGCGGAATTGGCTTTCAGGCAGGCTGTAGCGCTGTATCCGTTGAGTCCTGAGGCCGTTTTCCGGCTTGCAGACCTTTATATGCGCCTCAAGCGGTTTGATGAGGCCCGCGAAGTGATTGAGACCTTTGCCGCGCAGGATAAGCATCATGACCGGACCGGTGCGTTTCTGGATCAGATTGATCAGGTCAAGACCATGAGTGCGCGTAAAGATGAGCTGGAACAGACGATCAAAGACGCGAAAGGAGCGTCGCTCGATATCAGTCAGGCATTCGAGCTGATCTCTCTCTACAGCGCTTTGCAGGAGCAGGCAGAGCTTCGGTCGATGGTTAACCGTGTGCTGAGTGCGCAGCTTCCGCCTCAGATTAAGCTGCAGCTGGCGCAGCAGTTGGCGCAGATGCGCCGTTTCGATATCGCTGAGGTCGCATTGGTGAAATACCTCGCTGCCAAACCGGACGATACTCGCATTTGGATCGAATTGGCGGTGGTCAGGATGACCTTAGGTCATATTCCGCAGGCATTGAGCGCGCTGGAGACTGCTGTTGAGAAAGGCGGCGATTCCGCCCGGAATCAGATTTCCAAAGATGCCCGCTTCCGTCCATTGTACAGCAACCCTCAGTTCCGTTCATTGGTGCCTGCGCAGGCTCCGAAAAAAACAATGCAGTTTAACAATCTGTTTTAG
- a CDS encoding LpxI family protein translates to MSCHFNIPDSLTLIAGQADYPLLLARAARRQGVRKITAVAFKGETRREICEVADEVIWIRVGQLTALLDAVQSAGSTSAVMAGQITPNNLFNVRMDRALIDLLRKLPMKNAHTIFGAIIERIEQTGVTLLSAGSFMQDFMPVPGLLTRRAPDDRELADIQIGRRVIKDTSHLDIGQTVVVKEGMVLAVEAFEGTNRAIRRGGKLGGPGAVVVKVPKVGHDMRFDIPVIGKKTLQIIKKAKVSCLALEEDGAILLEKEKLVRCADQLGIAIQVLNKQPL, encoded by the coding sequence ATGTCCTGCCATTTCAATATTCCTGACTCTCTGACCCTGATTGCCGGACAGGCCGATTATCCGCTCCTGCTGGCGCGCGCAGCCCGCCGTCAGGGTGTTCGGAAGATCACAGCGGTTGCTTTTAAGGGAGAGACCCGTCGTGAAATTTGCGAGGTGGCCGACGAAGTCATCTGGATTCGGGTCGGACAGTTGACCGCACTTCTGGACGCTGTTCAATCGGCCGGATCGACCAGCGCCGTTATGGCGGGACAGATCACTCCGAACAACCTGTTTAATGTTCGCATGGACCGGGCGTTGATAGACCTGCTCAGGAAGCTTCCGATGAAAAACGCGCACACGATTTTCGGGGCGATTATCGAGCGGATTGAACAAACCGGTGTAACACTGCTTTCCGCCGGCTCTTTTATGCAGGATTTTATGCCTGTTCCCGGCCTGCTCACCCGCCGGGCACCGGATGACCGGGAGCTGGCTGATATTCAGATCGGTCGGCGCGTCATCAAAGATACTTCGCATCTGGATATCGGCCAGACTGTTGTTGTGAAAGAGGGCATGGTGCTGGCGGTCGAAGCGTTTGAAGGAACCAACCGGGCCATTCGGCGTGGCGGGAAACTCGGCGGGCCGGGCGCCGTAGTGGTAAAAGTTCCCAAGGTGGGGCACGACATGCGCTTTGATATTCCGGTCATCGGAAAGAAGACGCTCCAAATCATCAAAAAAGCCAAAGTCTCCTGTCTTGCTCTCGAAGAGGACGGCGCAATTCTGCTCGAAAAGGAAAAACTGGTCCGTTGTGCGGATCAGCTGGGGATTGCAATTCAGGTTTTAAACAAGCAACCGTTATGA
- the mraY gene encoding phospho-N-acetylmuramoyl-pentapeptide-transferase, with protein MLYWLSEWNEYFSPLRMFRYITFRSVMAAGTAFTMSLIFGPWVIEKLRQIDFSEQKEDHRIEDLDRSAKVGTPTMGGMLILFTTAAATVMWSEPGNFYVMCALTTFGFLGNLGLIDDYLKLRRGDGLSPRIKLAGQCFWTGLLLFALLVNPETAVRTKELMVPFVKAPVIPSMGIIGTYIFLVLVLVGSSNAVNLTDGLDGLAIGCSNSAVAAYLLMAYVAGHYAFAEYLQVPFVKSAGELAVFCGALLGAGLGFLWFNCHPAKVFMGDTGSLAIGGAVATVAILIKQELVLILVGGVFLIEAASVMIQVGWFKFTRKKYGEGRRVFLRAPLHHHFEYLAKKQGKSIDAYENRIAIRFWILSIVFALIGLATLKIR; from the coding sequence ATGTTGTACTGGCTTAGTGAATGGAATGAGTATTTTTCACCGTTGCGGATGTTCCGCTATATTACCTTCCGCTCTGTGATGGCAGCGGGCACGGCGTTTACCATGAGTCTGATTTTCGGTCCGTGGGTGATCGAAAAACTGCGACAGATTGACTTTTCGGAACAGAAAGAAGATCACCGAATTGAGGATCTGGACCGTTCAGCCAAAGTGGGAACTCCTACGATGGGCGGAATGCTGATTCTTTTTACGACGGCAGCTGCCACTGTGATGTGGTCTGAGCCCGGTAATTTTTATGTAATGTGCGCTCTTACAACTTTTGGATTCCTGGGCAATCTGGGCCTGATCGACGATTACCTTAAGCTTCGTCGGGGCGACGGTCTTTCGCCGCGCATCAAATTGGCCGGTCAGTGCTTCTGGACCGGCCTGCTGCTGTTTGCCCTCCTCGTGAATCCGGAAACTGCCGTGCGCACCAAAGAACTGATGGTGCCGTTTGTAAAAGCCCCGGTCATTCCTTCGATGGGCATAATCGGTACCTACATTTTTCTTGTGCTCGTGCTGGTCGGTTCATCCAATGCCGTCAACCTCACCGATGGGCTCGACGGGCTGGCGATCGGCTGTTCCAATTCCGCAGTGGCGGCCTATTTGTTGATGGCTTATGTGGCAGGTCACTATGCATTTGCAGAATATCTCCAGGTTCCCTTTGTAAAAAGCGCTGGAGAGCTGGCGGTGTTCTGCGGTGCGCTCCTGGGAGCGGGGCTTGGATTTCTTTGGTTTAACTGCCATCCGGCAAAGGTGTTTATGGGCGACACCGGCAGTCTGGCAATCGGGGGAGCTGTGGCCACTGTTGCCATTCTGATTAAACAGGAACTGGTTCTGATTCTGGTCGGCGGCGTATTTCTGATAGAAGCAGCAAGCGTGATGATTCAGGTCGGCTGGTTTAAATTTACACGTAAAAAATACGGAGAAGGCCGTCGGGTTTTCCTGCGGGCTCCTCTGCATCATCATTTTGAATATCTCGCAAAAAAACAGGGCAAATCGATCGATGCCTATGAAAACCGCATCGCCATCCGTTTCTGGATTCTGTCGATCGTTTTCGCCCTGATCGGGCTGGCTACACTCAAAATCCGCTGA
- a CDS encoding DJ-1 family glyoxalase III, protein MTRVIVPVANGSEEIETVTIIDVLRRAGWEVVLAGIQGSGPVTASRGVKLIPDAQWEKVDLSTFDMIVLPGGMDGTNAFCENDGVQEALRIFDIEELWIGAICAAPLALHKAGVLKHRAFTCYPGIEQKMKRRDRSGEAVVVSGHVITSQGPGTAMPFALRLIELVDGKDAAGQVATGLLY, encoded by the coding sequence ATGACTCGCGTTATTGTCCCTGTCGCAAACGGTTCTGAAGAAATAGAAACGGTAACCATCATCGACGTACTCCGGCGCGCCGGGTGGGAAGTGGTCCTGGCCGGCATCCAGGGATCCGGCCCCGTCACAGCATCGCGTGGAGTCAAACTGATTCCTGATGCCCAGTGGGAAAAGGTGGACTTGAGCACGTTTGATATGATCGTCCTGCCCGGCGGCATGGATGGCACAAATGCCTTCTGCGAAAATGACGGCGTACAGGAAGCCTTGCGTATTTTTGATATTGAAGAGCTCTGGATCGGCGCAATCTGCGCCGCTCCCCTTGCCCTTCACAAAGCCGGCGTTCTCAAACACCGTGCATTTACCTGCTACCCCGGCATTGAACAGAAAATGAAGCGCAGGGATCGCTCCGGCGAAGCCGTGGTTGTTTCCGGCCATGTGATCACCAGCCAGGGTCCGGGAACCGCGATGCCGTTTGCCCTCAGACTGATTGAACTGGTCGATGGAAAAGATGCTGCCGGTCAGGTCGCGACCGGATTGCTTTACTGA